A region of the Roseiflexus sp. RS-1 genome:
GCGGATGACCGTCACCTTGATCTGGCCGGGATACTGAAGACTCTCCTCGATCTTTTTGGCAACATCACGGGCAAGGTGAATACTGCCGAGGTCGTCGATAGCATCCGGTTGCACCATCACGCGAACCTCGCGCCCGGCCTGAACAGCAAAGGCGCGTTGAACGCCTGTAAATGACGTTGCGACCGTTTCGAGCGCTTCGAGGCGCTTGATATACAGGTCGAGCGTTTCGCGGCGCGCTCCGGGGCGCCCGCCGGAGATGGCGTCGACAGCCTGCACCAACCAGGCTTCGACGGTTTGCGGTTCTTCATCGTTATGATGGGCGGCAATCGCGTGCACAATTGCCGGCGATTTTCCAAGGCGACGCGCAATCTCAGCACCGATCAATGCGTGCGGTCCCTGCACTTCGTGGTCGACTGCTTTCCCGATATCGTGCAGTAACGCGGCAGTTTTCGCCACATTGATGTTTGCGCCGATCTCGGCAGCAATATGCGCTGCGAGCAGAGCGCACTCCAGCGAATGCTGCAGAACATTCTGCCCGTAACTCGTGCGATATTTCAGTCGCCCCAGCAGTTTGATCAGGTCGGGGTGCAACCCCTGAACGTTCGCTTCGTAGGCGACTCGTTCGCCCTCTTCGCGCATGATCTGTTCGACTTCCTGCTGGGTTTTGCTGACGACTTCTTCAATCCGCGTCGGATGGATGCGCCCATCCTTGAGCAACTTGATCAACGCCAGTCGCGCCACTTCCCGCCGCACCGGATCGTGGCACGAGAGGGTCACCGCTTCCGGCGTGTCATCGACAATAATATCAACGCCGGTAAGTTGCTCGAAGGCGCGAATGTTGCGCCCCTCACGCCCGATGATTCGTCCTTTCAACTCTTCACTCGGGAGCGCGACGGTGGAGACGGTCACTTCAGCGACATACTCCGAAGCGCACCGCTGAATGGCCATGCTGATCACTTTGCGTGCCAGTTTATCCGCCTCTTCGCGAACGTTCTTTTCGATTTCACGAATACGGCGTGCCGCCTCGTCGCGCGTTTCATCCTCGACGCGTTTCAGAATAATCGCACGGGCTTCTTCCTGGCTCAACGCGGAAATCCGCTCGAGTTCCGCGCGTTGCTGCTGACGCAGTTGTTCAGCTTCCTGATGAAGTTGCTCCATCTGGCGCTCGCGTTGCTGGAGTTGACGTTCACGCCGTTCGAGTCCCTCGATTTTGCGGTCAAGATTTTCCTCTTTCCGTTGCAACCGTTCTTCCTGCTTCGCCAGCGCTGCGCGCGCCTCGCGTATTTGCGCCTCGGCTTCAGCGCGGAGCCGAAGCGCCTCGTCGGTCGCGCGCAAAATGAGATCTTTCTGCTCAGATCGCGT
Encoded here:
- the rny gene encoding ribonuclease Y, encoding MFEPVATARHWAVACCTFTIEQEDVVQWLIWALPALVIGLAIGAGIGILIYKKSVQSQIRQIEAEARLQLEATRSEQKDLILRATDEALRLRAEAEAQIREARAALAKQEERLQRKEENLDRKIEGLERRERQLQQRERQMEQLHQEAEQLRQQQRAELERISALSQEEARAIILKRVEDETRDEAARRIREIEKNVREEADKLARKVISMAIQRCASEYVAEVTVSTVALPSEELKGRIIGREGRNIRAFEQLTGVDIIVDDTPEAVTLSCHDPVRREVARLALIKLLKDGRIHPTRIEEVVSKTQQEVEQIMREEGERVAYEANVQGLHPDLIKLLGRLKYRTSYGQNVLQHSLECALLAAHIAAEIGANINVAKTAALLHDIGKAVDHEVQGPHALIGAEIARRLGKSPAIVHAIAAHHNDEEPQTVEAWLVQAVDAISGGRPGARRETLDLYIKRLEALETVATSFTGVQRAFAVQAGREVRVMVQPDAIDDLGSIHLARDVAKKIEESLQYPGQIKVTVIRETRAVDYAR